taatagaagagcagattattatttaaatggtgaaagattgcagcatgctgttgtgcagagggacttgggagtgcttgtgcatgaatcgcaagaagttggcttgcaggtacaacaggttattaagaaagcaaacggaatattggccttcattgctagagggattgaattcaagaacagggaggtcatgctgcaactatacagggtactggtgaggttgcACCTGgattactgtgtgcagttctggtctccatacttgaggaagaatatactggctttggaggcagtgcagaggaggttcaccaggttgattccgggaatgaaggggttgacctatgaggagagattgagttgcctgggactgtattctctggaattcagaagaatgagaggggatcttatagaaacatacaaaattttgaaagagatagataagatagaagcaggaaagttgtttccattagtaggtgagactggaactaggggacattacctcaagattcaggggaaaagattgaggatggaaatgaggagaaactgtttttcccagagagtggtgaatctgtggaattctctttccagggaagcagttgaggcttcttcactaaatatatataAGAtaagttagatagatttttacatagtaggggaattcagggttatggggaaaaggcaggtagatggagatgagtttacggacagatcagccatgatcttattgaatgacggtgcaggctcgatgggctggatggccaactcgtgctcctatttcttatgttatgttctaaaaggacacccctctattctgaggttgtgtcctctggtcttagactctcccacgatAGGAAATAACGTcttcacatccacactatcaaggcttttcaccattcagtaggtttcagtgagggtCACCCCACCTTCTTTTGAGTTCTAGTGAAtgtgggcccagagccatcagatgctcttcatatgacaatcttggaatcattttcatgcaccatttttgtttccttttcctaaagtcaataatcagcttattggtcttgctgacattaattGGGAGGTTATTGATATGACACCACGAGGCCAAATTTCCAATCTCCCTCTGATATGCTGTTTCATCACCAATTTAACGTCAATGAAGGACTTCAGAGGTATAATTACCTTAGTATTTGTTAAGTATAATTACCATTTGTTAAGTGATAAACATTGGCCGGCGCCCACATTTTTGAACTGTGGTATGGGATTTTCTGCAGTATTTTTGGTGTTTAACCTCATGATGCACTCCTTAAGTTCTACACTGAAGTGTCAGTCTAATAATTGGAATGATATTGGATTCTTTCACTGATGTCACTTGAAATTGGGCGAGTCTAAAGCTAAAGGTCACAGATTAAGGGTGAAAATTGTAATGTATAAGGGGAACATGACAAggttaagggaagtttggataggtacatggctggGAGGAGTGTGGAGGGCGACTGTCTGGGTGCATGTCGTTGAGACATTGATgaataatggtttggcatggactagctggacctggttctgtgctgtactgctgtagGACTATCATTGACTGCTGATCTGTAAGGGGTTTAATGTACCCAGTCCTTAATTCATTTGCTAATGTGTTTTTAGCTATTGCCCATCTGAATGCAGTGAGGCTTTTCTCTTCTACAGTAACAATATACTAACAtaagaggagcgtttgatggctttggacccgtactcactggagtttagaagaatgaggacgGATCTCACTGAAGCCTGTTGAATATTGGAGTGGATGTTTTCTGTAATGGGCAAGTGTAgattcagagggcacagcctctgaatagggAGACGTCCCTTTTGAACTGAAatgaatttcttaagccagacggtagtgaatctggaatttattgccacagatggctgtggaggccaggtcactgggtatacttaaagtggaggataggttcttgattatttggggcatcaaaggttatggggagaaggcaggaacttgagtttgagaggaataataaatcagccaatggAATGGCAGGGATTTGATAAGCCCAATAGTCTATTTGTGCTCCTATGACTGAACTGAAATGTTTTGTTTTCCAGGGATGCAATGTCACTGCAGAAGGTTCTCTCGGAGAGGATCACTGAAGCTCGTGAGCTGCTGGAACGGGCAGAGGCCCTGTCCCGTTCTCGGGCCGGCGGCGTGCAAGGTGGGCCCAAGCTCTGCAGCAAGCTGAAGGCCGAGCTGAAGTTTCTGCGGAAAGTTGAAACGGGCAAAGTTTCAGTGAAGGAGTCACACCTACAGAGCACGAACCTCACCCACTTAAAGGCAGTCATTGAGTCGGCTGAAAGCCTAGAGGATGTTGTTAGCCTTCTGCGCGTATTTAACTACCAGGAGCACTCTGGTGAGAGGCAGTCCGTGATGGTGGACGTCGTCGCTAACGGTGGATTGACGTGGGTCAAAGCTATCGGGCGGAAAGCTGAGGCGCTGCACAGTATCTGGGTGGGGAGGGGCCAATACGGAGATAAAAGTATTGTTGAGCAAGCAGAAGATTATTTGGAAGCCAGCAGACAACAGCTGGTGCAGTATAGCAATCCACATGTTGTGTTTGCATTTTACAATGGCATTTCTAGCCCTATGGCagaaaaactaaaagaaatgGGGCTGTCTGTACGAGGAGATATCGTTGCTGTGAATTCAGTGATCGATTTTATGGAGGAAGGTGATAAATCGAGTGATTCTGAAGAAGATCTGGAGGAGCCTTTGCAAGTGACAAAAGTAGACCGGTCTACAATTGTTGCCAGTGTTGCTTTTCCTACTGAGGTTAAAGTGGACTCCTGCAACCGTGCCAATTTAGATATAACCACCCTCATCACCTTTGTTTCAGCGGTAAGTCACGGCGGATGTCACTTCATCTTTAAGGAGAAAGTACTGACTGAACAAGCTTCTCAGGAAAGGGGGGAGAGTGTCCTACCTAAACTACAAGCCTTCATGAAGGACAAAGAACTATTTGCTTGTGAGTCGGCAGTGAGAGATTTCCAGGCAATTTTGGAGACGTTAGGTGGCCCTGGGGAGAAAGCTCGGGCACAGAAGCTGCTGCAGGGAATCACGGTGGTGCCGGACCAGCCTTCTGAGCGGGCCTCCCAACTGGAAACCAGTGCAAAAATTAACAGTCGCTCTATTACAATTTTTGGTACTGGTGATGCCTTAAAGGCAATCACAATGACAGCAAACAGTGGGTTTGTGCGAGCTGCAGACAATCAAGGCGTGAAATTCAGCGTGTTTATCCACCAGCCTAGAGCTTTGACAGAGAGCAAGGAGTCAACAGCAACTCCCTTACATACTCTCCACGGGAATGGACGATGACTTTATCATATAAGACAATCTCTCCCAATCAGATATTTGTAATGTTAGATTCTGTGGGGTTGTTTTAATGGTGGGACTTGATACAAAACATATGTCTCATCCTTGTTTTCCTTTTCATTGATGCCAAATCATGCAGGCTGTATAAGAAGTGCCTCTTGTCAGTTTTGCACCTCTCTACAAAAGTACCCATCAGATTTTTAAAATGCGAACCAAAAACCAATCAACAATAAATGTGTATTCTCTGTAGGCTGTTTGTGACTTTTCATATAGCCATTAGTATGCTTGTTCCCATTGCAGCACTCAGTTAttattgaaaaaaaataatgTAGATTTTTTTGAGTCCAGTTAATGTGTCTACTATGTTGCTGAAGCCTACAAGCACGTCTGTGGGCAAACGAAAAACAAATAGCTATACAAAAGACATATTTAAAAATATACACTGAGCTATCTCAAAAGATGCTTGGATGGTGCTTAACCAGATTAATCTAGTCCTgtaggagggtctcggcccgaaatgtcaactatactcttttccatagatgctggtcatcttgaggctttagctcctCAAGGCTTTAACGAGGAgaagcttcagtcagagaaaacaaaagaaaagaaaagctcaaggttaagtttattttccttcccttctttatatctgctcaacgtttcaggctgagatcctgccatggatacagcctgacctgctgagtttctttagTATTTGGTgtatgttactctagatttccagcatctgcagaatctcttgactaTGACTGTGAGTCTATGACCTATTGACCTACCCgagacgtctttggactgtgggaggaaaccagaagacgcagagaaaacacacacattccacagggaggatgtacagagactcctcacAGGCGCTGAGattgaacttcaaactctgacgcctcaagctgtaatagcgtggTACTGACCGCTGTGTTACTGTGGCAACCCACATCATCTTGCTGTGCACCTGTAAGGCAAGGGGAAAGTGCTCCTTTCCACCACAAAACTTTGTTTTTTATATTTGTTGGACATGATTGGGGAACGGTCCTGAATGAGTCTTTTGCTGCAGGTCCTTCATTTGGCTCATGATGTGCCAAATTTTTAACCTAACTTCAATCTAACTCTTACCTCGTACAAAGTTCAAACTACGTATATGTTACCATTTATTATTCTGAGAttggttttcttgcaggcattcacagtagctacaaagaaatacaatagagtcaataTAAAATttcacacaaagatggacaaacaaccaatgtgcaaaaggtgaCAGATTGTGCACATACAAAAAGAGAAACTAATAATAACTAattaattctgagaacatgagttagatagatagatagatactttattcatccccatggggaaattcaacattttttccaatgtcccatacacttattgtagcaaaactaattacatacaatacttaactcagtaaaaatataatatgcatctaaaatcaccctctcaaaaagcattaataatagcttttaaaaagttcttaagtagtttacttaaatacattgagtcctaaccctggcactttaacatatcttactcctggcggttgaattgtaaagccgaatggcattggggagtattgatctcttcatcctgtctgaggagcattgcatcgatagcaacctgtcgctgaaactgcttctctgtctctggatggtgctatgtagaggatgttccttccttaccagcttattaagacgtgaggcgtccctcttcttaatgctgcctccccaacacgccaccacaaagaagagggcgctctccacaactgacctatagaacatcttcagcatctcactacaaacattgaatgacgccaaccttctaaggaagtacagtcgactctgtgccttcctgcacaaggcatctgtgttggcagtccatcCTTGCAAAtgggtctgtaggttgtggaatcagttcagtgttggggtgagtgaaattatgcatgctggttcaggaacctggtgGCTGACCCTTGTGGTATGGGACGTAACCCTCgttaggttgagcaagctaacgCTTTTCTATTTAGAGCAGAGGATGAGGTGccttggtagaggtatacaagatgattagaggcatagGTCAAGTGGACTGCCAGAGACTTTTTCTTCCAGACAGAAATGAGGGGTCTTAACTTTAAGGTGATGAATGTTATGTTTTTCACACAGgtagtggtgagtgcatggaatgccctacCAGGAGTGGTGGACGAGGCAGATGTATGCCAATGCTGCTTgcaaggagttcgtacgttctcccctcgaCTGCGTGTTTCcaccggatgctccggtttcctctcacactccTGTgagtaggctaggattaaatcggggttgcTGAGTGGAGTGGCTGAAAGGACCAGGAAGgcttattctgagttgtataatcaataattttatttttaaaaattcagacatttaagaaattcttagataagCATACAgatgaaagaagaatggagggctttgagggagggaagggttagattgatctagagtagattaaaatgttggcacaacatggtgAAAATCAGTactgtgctgtaaagttctatCACTTAACACAACTGATTTCCCCCGTACCTTTCTAGTAAATTTCCCCTCTACAGTGTAGAAATGATTCCATTCAGAAAAATTACAAGAGACTGATGGTGATGTTGAAAATCACAAAGGGTTTGAACTGAAATCATTATTTTCAATGATAAAGGATGAGTAATCGCAGGGCAGGCTGCATCTGATTCAAAAAAAAGACAAGTGTtatgtacccgtgacacgtgacagtggtacccttgtcacgtgactggggttgaagctatactggacttcaggtaatggtcttgtgatggtggagtgatgtcattttcccgccagtagaggtcatgtgacagtttttttttacagggtataaaaggaggacccctccctgtgaggaggggcagttcgtggctggatttgccatgttgacttcatgccactgcgtgatttaatgttatgacacagtttagttgaaagatgaagttttatctaatgtctaaagtttaaaaggtcattgccagcagtttctctacaatactgctagttgagaatcagtggagagtgaagattggagttcgggagttaaagatcgaggagattTTAAAAGCAGAGTTTTGTGGCAATTAACGAAAAAGAGCTTTAACCAGCAACCAATAAGCATTTGGGGTTGATCTGCAAGAGCAAatgaaaggaaggcaggggcaagtgtaGCGGCCGTCGATTGagtgacagagtcagagtggtcatcttgaggctttagctcttcaaggctttaACGAGGAGAAGCTTCAGTCAGAGagagcaaaagaaaagaaaagctcgaGGTTAAGTttattttccttcccttctttatatctgctcaccTAGGAGAGTAGAgatcacagacaagagaaaatctgctgatgctggagaaccaagcaacacacacaaaatgttggaggatctcagcgggccaggcagcgtctatggaaaaaagtacagctgacgtttcaggctgagactcttcagcaggattgGGGGAGGAAAAAGAAATcagtagggatgccaggcaggaaagTTGAatgctcttgcaggatgtgggaaggcagggagacctcctgtGCCCCTGacgactacacctgcaagaagtgcatccagctgcagcttctaacaatccgtcTTAAGGAGTTGAAGCTGgcactggatgaactctggatcatttgggaggctgaaggggtgataagacatacagagaggtagttacaccaacgtgcaggacacagaaaactaggtgagagtcaggaagaggaaaggggttaaggagccagtgcagagtacccctgtggccatcccctcagCAACAGATACCACTGTGGATACCATcggactctcttccagggaagatgggccTTGTATGGAAggaatggtttgcacctgaactggagggagactaatatcctagtgggaagacttgttaatgctgcatggtggagtttaaactagagtttcaggaggatgggaaccagagtgccacaaCAGTTTGTGGAggtagacaggagattctgtgaacaTGAAAGGGACCCCAGATGGTAAATTGCCTAGCAGGTGCCAGGGTGAGGGGCATCTTGGATtgcgtccacaacattttggagaggcaGAGCAGCCTTGGTACGTATGGGTACCAACGcgataggaaggaaaagcaatgaggtcctgaaaagagaatttagggacCTAGGCAAAAAACTaataggacctccagggtagtaatttctggattgctacctgtgccacccctgcaccagtgagggtaggaacAGGGTGATTTggtagataaatgtgtggctgagaagctggtacagggggcggggcttcaggttcttggatcattggcatCTCttctgggacctgtacaaaaacgATTGGTTGCACCCAAACCCaaaggaggaccaatattctcgcacaccacacacaaaatgctggaggaactcagcaagccaggcagcagctgtggaaaaaagcacagtcgacattttggcccGAAACTCAGGATAGGATAGAGGGTTAAAAAAACACAAAGGATGCGTGCAGAcaaactgtcaggaagggcaggcagatgatatgaCAAAACTGCAGCCAGGAGGCTGAGTATCAGAGCATCAGGGACATGGAaccaaaaagggtagcaaatatctcaatgcacggagtacaACAAATGTAAGTCGGGTGATCTGGTTGCACttctacagattgtcaggtatgatgtggcCATCATTGATTAGTAGCTgaaagatggttgtagttgggagctgaatgtccaaggttacacattgtattggagggataggaaggcaggcagaggggttggtgtggctctgctggtaaagatgtgatataggatcggaagatgttgaacccTTGTAGGTTTTGTTAAGAAACAGCaaaggtaaaaggacattgatggtagttatatataggcctccaaacagtacttgggatgtggaccacaaatTACAAacggaaatagaaaaggcatgtcaagagGGCAATATTATGACAGCCATGGTAGATTTTAACATGCGGGTacgttgggaaaatcaggttggtaatggatcccaagagaatGAATTGGTTGAATGCCTAcattgtcattgagcctactggggATTAGCTATATTAGATTAGGTGTTATGTAGTGAACCGGAGGcagttagggagcttaaggtaaaggaaccttcaggaagcagtgatcacaatatgattgagttcaacttgaaatttgatagggagaaagtaaagcctGATGTAGCAGTTAAATTACAGTTGTATGAGAGAAGACTTAGCCAAACAAATTGGAAGGAAActcaaggatgacagcagagcagcaatggcttgagtttctagggaaaatgaggaaggtgcaggatagatgtattccaaaaaacaaagaaataacctAATGGCAATAGAGTACAACCTTGGCTGGCAAGGGAATtcaaaactaatgtaaaagcagaagagaagggcatacaatatagcaaaaatcaGAGGGAAGATAGATGAttgcgaagcttttaaaaacctacagaaagcaactaaaagaatcattaggaaggtaaagatgaaatatgaaagcaacctagaaaacaatatcaaggtgaatagaaaaaactttttcaagtatataaaaaataaaagagatgatagtggacataggactgctagaaaatgaagccatagaaataataacggggacaaGGAGATAGCTGATGAACCAAATGATTATTttggatcagtcttcactgtgtaagacatgaacaatgtgccaggtgttgaagggtgtgagggaagagaaatgagtgcagttactttTACAAGGGAGAATGTGCTCAaaaaaactgaaagacctaaagttacttaagtcacccggaccagatcaACTGCATTCTCGGGTTCTGAAGAGGTAGTGGTACAGATTATGGAGGCATCAAGAATCACTGGACTGtggcatggttccagagtactggaaaattgcaaatgtcattccacttttaaaaaaaggcgggaggcagcagaaaggaaataataGAGAGTTAGCCAACCttggtggttgggaaaatgttagagtcaattattaaggatgaggttatggagtacttggtgacataggacaagataaGACAACGTCAGCATGATTtgcttaagagaaaatcttgcctgacgagcctgttggaattatttgaggaaattacaagtagaatagataaaggggatgcagtggatgttgtatatttgggttttcggaaggcttttgacaaggtgccacacatgaggctgcttaccaagttaagagcacatggtattacaggaaagttactggcatggttagagcattggctgattggtaggaggcagtgagtgggaataaaatgatccttttctggttggctgccagtgactagtggtgttccgcaggggttggtgttgggactgctttttatgcagtatataaatgatttagatgatggaatagatggctttgttgccaagttttcagatgaggtgaagattggtggaggggcaggtagtgttgaagaaacaaataggctgcagaaggacttagacagagtaGGAAAATGGCAAAagcgatgaagccacactcaggctgtagcctccaacctgatggcatgaacattgacttctctgacttccgttaatgcccttcctctccttcttaccccatccctgatatatttagttttttccccgtcccttttttttctctctctctgcccatcactctgcctgttctccttcttcctctggtactcccctcccctttctttctccctaggcctcccgtcccatgatcctttcccttctccagctctgtatcccttttaccaatcacctttccggctcttagcttcaccccaccccctccggtcttctcctaacatttcgctttttcccttccccctcctactttcaaatctcttactatctttcctttcagttagtcctgatgaagggtctcggcccgaaacgtcgatggtgcttctccttatagatgctgcctggcctgctgtgttccaccagcattttgtgtgtgttgtttgaatttccaacatctgcagatttccttgtgtttgctatagaatttgtggaatttgttgccacatgcagctgtggaggccaggttattgggtgtattcaaggcagGGGTTGAGtgtacatggcatcaaaggttacagggagaaggccgaggaGGGGAAATAgtggatcagccttgattgaatggtgaagcagactcaatgggccaaagggcctaattctgcatctatgtctcatggtcttatgttgCTAAGACACCAGACAAAGTTAAGACTCAAAAGATCGAGCATGGTatgactaatgtcctgagctccgcatttatagacaataggtgcagaagtagaccattcggccctttgagcctgcaccaccattttgagatcatggctgatcaattcctatcaatacccagtttctgccttgtccccatatcccttgattcccctagccataagatacctatctagctccttcttgaaagcatccagagaattggcctccactaccttccgaggcagtgcattccagacccccacaactctctgggagaagaagtttttccttaactctgtcctaaatgacctaccccttattctcaaaccatgccctctggtactggactctcccagcatctggaacatatttcctgcctctatcttgtccaatcccttaataatcttatatgtttcaatcagatcccctctcaatctccttaattccagcgtgtacaagcccagtctctctaacctctctgcgtaagacagtccagacatcccaggaattaacctcgtgaatctacgctgcacttcctgtacagccaggatgtccttccttaaccctggagaccaaaactgtacacaatactccaggtgtggtctcaccagggacctgtacaaatgcaagaggatttccttgctcttgtactcaattccctttgtaataaag
This sequence is a window from Hemitrygon akajei chromosome 1, sHemAka1.3, whole genome shotgun sequence. Protein-coding genes within it:
- the c1h7orf25 gene encoding UPF0415 protein C7orf25 homolog isoform X2, giving the protein MSLQKVLSERITEARELLERAEALSRSRAGGVQGGPKLCSKLKAELKFLRKVETGKVSVKESHLQSTNLTHLKAVIESAESLEDVVSLLRVFNYQEHSGERQSVMVDVVANGGLTWVKAIGRKAEALHSIWVGRGQYGDKSIVEQAEDYLEASRQQLVQYSNPHVVFAFYNGISSPMAEKLKEMGLSVRGDIVAVNSVIDFMEEGDKSSDSEEDLEEPLQVTKVDRSTIVASVAFPTEVKVDSCNRANLDITTLITFVSAVSHGGCHFIFKEKVLTEQASQERGESVLPKLQAFMKDKELFACESAVRDFQAILETLGGPGEKARAQKLLQGITVVPDQPSERASQLETSAKINSRSITIFGTGDALKAITMTANSGFVRAADNQGVKFSVFIHQPRALTESKESTATPLHTLHGNGR
- the c1h7orf25 gene encoding UPF0415 protein C7orf25 homolog isoform X1, which translates into the protein MELRSTSSYVGSCCLPDAMSLQKVLSERITEARELLERAEALSRSRAGGVQGGPKLCSKLKAELKFLRKVETGKVSVKESHLQSTNLTHLKAVIESAESLEDVVSLLRVFNYQEHSGERQSVMVDVVANGGLTWVKAIGRKAEALHSIWVGRGQYGDKSIVEQAEDYLEASRQQLVQYSNPHVVFAFYNGISSPMAEKLKEMGLSVRGDIVAVNSVIDFMEEGDKSSDSEEDLEEPLQVTKVDRSTIVASVAFPTEVKVDSCNRANLDITTLITFVSAVSHGGCHFIFKEKVLTEQASQERGESVLPKLQAFMKDKELFACESAVRDFQAILETLGGPGEKARAQKLLQGITVVPDQPSERASQLETSAKINSRSITIFGTGDALKAITMTANSGFVRAADNQGVKFSVFIHQPRALTESKESTATPLHTLHGNGR